A part of Oryctolagus cuniculus chromosome 15, mOryCun1.1, whole genome shotgun sequence genomic DNA contains:
- the LOC138845354 gene encoding large ribosomal subunit protein uL23-like has translation MAPKAKKEAPAPPKVEAKAKALKAKKAVLKGVHSHKKKKIRTSPTFRRPKTLRLRRQPKYPRKSAPRRNKLDHYAIIKFPLTTESAMKKIEDNNTLVFIVDVKANKHQIKQAVKKLYDIDVSKVNTLIRPDGEKKAYVRLAPDYDALDVANKIGII, from the coding sequence atggcgccgaaggcgaagaaggaagctcctgcccctcctaaagtcgaagccaaagcgaaggccttgaaggccaagaaggcagtgctgaaaggcgtccacagccacaagaagaagaagatccgCACGTCCCCCACCTTCCGGCGGCCCAAGACGCTACGCCTCCGACGGCAGCCCAAATACCCTCGGAAGAgcgcccccaggagaaacaagcttgaccactatgccatcatcaagttccccctgaccacggagtcggccatgaagaagatagaagacaacaacacactggtgttcattgtggatgtcaaggccaacaagcaccagatcaaacaagctgtgaagaaactctatgacattgatgtgtccaaagtcaacaccctgatcagacctgacggagagaagaaggcgtatgtgcggctggctcctgactatgatgctctggacgttgccaacaaaattgggatcatctga